The following DNA comes from Bacteroidales bacterium.
GGAACGTGGCCGTAGAAGCTCATAATGCCGCAGGGATGAAATATATGATCATGCCTTCATCTCCTCTTGGCGGCGAAGGTGCTACAATGGACAATGTAAAACGTTATGCCGAGTATTTTAACGAAATAGGTTTAATCGCTGCTGCTGCCAGCATCAAGTTCGGATATCATAACCATGATTTCGAATTTAAGAGCAAAATAGATGATGTTCCTGTTTATGATTTATTGGTGGAAAACACCAGTCCTGATCACGTGATTTTTGAAAATGATGTGTATTGGACACAAAAAGGAGGATATAATCCTGTTGATTATTTGAAAAAATATCCCAAAAGAATACAAGTTCTACATATTAAAGACGAACAAGCCATCGGAGCTAGTGGAACTATGGATTTCAAATCTATTTACGAGCAATTCTATGCTAATGGATGGAAAGATTTCTATGTAGAAGTAGAACGTTATATCGGAACTCCCCAGGAAGATGTAAAACAAAGTTACGATTTTCTGGCTAAAGCCGAGTATGTAAAATAATCTTGAATAGATCATTTTTATAAAGAGCAGACTTATTGTCTGCTTTTTTTGTATGAAGTTTAGTTATTTGAAAATAACTATATTTGGATATATTATAAAACGCAAGTTGTATATACAAGTCGATTTTTTCACTAACTTTGGACATTATTATCTGTAATAAAAATAACATTAATCAAATATAAATAAATGAATTACGATTTAGTTGTTGTCGGCAGTGGCCCGGGAGGATATGTTGCTGCTATCAGGGCAGCCCAATTGGGAATGAAAACAGCTGTTATTGAACGGGAGCATTTAGGTGGGATTTGTCTCAATTGGGGTTGTATACCCACCAAGTCCCTTTTAAAAAGTGCGCAGGTATACCGTTATTTTACCCATGCGACCGATTATGGTATCTCCTTAGAAGGTGCAGCCAAGCCTGATTATCCGGCAATAGTAAGCCGTAGTCGTGGTATAGCCGAAGGAATGAGCAAAGGGGTGCAATTTTTGTTGAAGAAAAATAAAGTAGATGTTATCTGGGGAACCGGGAAGCTATCAGGAAATAATACTGTTCAGGTAACGGATACTGATGGGAAAGCATCATCCATTGAAGCTAAAAATATTATACTTGCAACCGGAGCCCGGTCCAGGGTGCTGCCTAACCTTCCACAAGACGGGGTAAAAGTAATTGGCTACCGCCAGGCATTAGCGCTTCCTCAGCAGCCTAGAACCATGCTGGTTGTGGGATCAGGAGCTATTGGAAGTGAATTGGCCTTTTTCTATCAATCCATAGGAACTCAGGTTACCTTAGTAGAATTTATGTCACAGATTGTGCCTCTTGAAGATGAAGAAGTGGCCAAACAACTGGAACGGTCCTTCAAAAAGGCAGGAATGAAAGTAATGACCGCATCAACGGTTGAATCTGTTGATACCTCAGGCGAGGGTTGTAAAGTAAATATCAAAACATCAAAAGGAGAAGAAACATATGAGGTAGACATTGTATTATCTGCTGTTGGCATCACTGCCAATATAGAGAATATAGGCCTGGAAGAATTGAAAATTGAAACGGAAAAAGGCCGCATAAAGGTAGATGATTTTTACCAGACCAATATTCCCGGAATATTTGCCATCGGGGATATTATTGCCACTCCGGCATTGGCCCATGTCGCATCTGCGGAGGCTATTACATGTGTCGAGCATATTGCAGGCCTTAATCCTGATCCGGTCAATTATAAAAACATTCCTGGTTGTACCTATACCGCTCCGGAGGTCGCTTCTGTAGGGATGACAGAAAAAGCGGCCATTGAAGCCGGATATAAAATCAAAATTGGTAAGTTTCCTTATACGGCATCAGGAAAGGCAGCATCATCAGGGTCAAAAGAAGGTTTTGTTAAATTGATCTTCGATGAAGAATATAATGAATTATTGGGGGCTCATATGATCGGGGAAAATGTAACTGAAATGCTTGCAGAGATTGTGGTTGCCCGTAATCTTGAAGTAACCGGGCATGAACTGATCAAATCCATTCATCCTCACCCGACAATGTCCGAAGCCATAATGGAAGCCGCTTCTGCTGCTTATGGGGAAGCCATCCACATTTAACTATTCTTGTAGGAGCAATAATATCAATATTCCGGCTGTGAATTCATTTCCTCCCGGAATATTTTTTGTATGTTTGTAGACATGATATCTTGATTTGACAAGTTTTGAACCATCTTAATCGGTTAGAGTATGAAAATAAAGTATTTATTTGTCATTTTTTTATTTTGCATTAATTTTCTTCTTCCCGGCAATGCTCATGGACAGACATTTCGGGAACGATTGTTTTTTGGTGGAAATCTAGGCCTTTCAATTGGAAGTTATACGGATATTGAAGTATCTCCTATAGTCGGATATTATATTACACCGCGGTGGGCTGCCGGGTTAGGTGCAATATATGAATATTTGAATATAAAAAGCTATTACTTTAATGAACGTTTTGAAACACATATTTTTGGAGGAAGATTGTTCACTAATTATGTTATTGTAAATAATGTAAATGATTGGATACCATTAGGATTAAACTTTAGGATATTGGTACATGCAGAATATGAAGCATTGAGTTATGAAAAGAGATTTTTTGAATATGGAGCGGAAGGACGGAAGTTATTGAATAATTTCCTGGTAGGAGGGGGATTCCGTTTTCCAATGGGTACCCGTTCGAGTATGAACTTAACCTTATTATGGAATCTGAATTCCGATTTATATGATATATATGGAGACGGACCAATCATTCGTATCGGATTCAATTTTTAAAATTTACACTTTTTGTGCAATAGGTTGTTGAAACTATTTTACGGATTTAACGTATATTCATTTAATAAATGATTGTTTCGAGTAAACCTGTAGGTAGTGAAAAAAATCACATTGAGCATTGTTATTGTATTTTGTTTCTTCTTGTGTTCAGAAAATGACGCTTATGGAAGGAAACGCAGGCGGAATGAACAGACTTCATGTGCTATTCAAAGAGGGAAGTATACACAAGCCGATCTTGTTGTAATTAATTACGGTTTAAAGATTGGGGAGAATTTAACTACCATTAGAAATACGGATGATTCTGGTTTGAGTATCATAACAGGAATACAGGCAGGTGCTGTAGTCCAGGTTGTCTGGCCTAAAGGATTTGTTTTTCAGCCGGAAGTATTGTATTCAAAAAAAGGATGTATTTTTCGTAAAAGCAGTCTGGAATATAAAATTGATTATGTAGAAGTTCCGCTTAATTTTATGTATCGCCTGCATATGGCAGATGTAAAACCTTTTGTAATAGCAGGCCCATATGGAGCATATGCCATCAGAAAATATACCAAGAATGAAGCCGTAAAAAAAGATGATGATATGTATGTCTCTCAGATAAAGGATTGGGATTACGGTATTTCTGCCGGTGCCGGATTTGATGTCTGGAAAATACAGCTATCATTCAAATACAACTGGTCTTTGGATAATATCATCAAAGACGATAAAAAATCCCGGAACAATACACTATCCCTTTCTGTGGGACTCCTATTCTAATACCTTTATTATAACCGCGTATTCTTTAGAAAATCAGTCAGGCTCTTTATTCCCGGATATTTAGGGGTATCTTCTACAAATGCAGGTGAAACTTCCTTTAGCCGGGAGATGATATCCCGTGAAAAAGGAGACAATTGTGATTCGATATCCAGATATGTCACAGCCTGTATAATTGCCATAATTTCAATAGCCAATACCTGAAAAGCATTCTCAATGACCGTACGCGCCATGACAGCAGCATTGGTTCCCATACTGACTATATCTTGATTATCGTTGTTATTGGGAATGCTATGAATATACATAGGATTTGATAATGTCTGGCATTCTGCTGTG
Coding sequences within:
- a CDS encoding PorT family protein — encoded protein: MKKITLSIVIVFCFFLCSENDAYGRKRRRNEQTSCAIQRGKYTQADLVVINYGLKIGENLTTIRNTDDSGLSIITGIQAGAVVQVVWPKGFVFQPEVLYSKKGCIFRKSSLEYKIDYVEVPLNFMYRLHMADVKPFVIAGPYGAYAIRKYTKNEAVKKDDDMYVSQIKDWDYGISAGAGFDVWKIQLSFKYNWSLDNIIKDDKKSRNNTLSLSVGLLF
- a CDS encoding sugar phosphate isomerase/epimerase — its product is MANRRDFLKQASMMVAGGLVGGSILSSCGGSSVSKKNIGLQLYSLRDDVKELDIQKVLEIVAKMGYTSLETAGYNNGKIYGLDPAAFKKMVDDLVMKVTGAHLGRNLSDNRDADMNWWNVAVEAHNAAGMKYMIMPSSPLGGEGATMDNVKRYAEYFNEIGLIAAAASIKFGYHNHDFEFKSKIDDVPVYDLLVENTSPDHVIFENDVYWTQKGGYNPVDYLKKYPKRIQVLHIKDEQAIGASGTMDFKSIYEQFYANGWKDFYVEVERYIGTPQEDVKQSYDFLAKAEYVK
- the lpdA gene encoding dihydrolipoyl dehydrogenase, with the protein product MNYDLVVVGSGPGGYVAAIRAAQLGMKTAVIEREHLGGICLNWGCIPTKSLLKSAQVYRYFTHATDYGISLEGAAKPDYPAIVSRSRGIAEGMSKGVQFLLKKNKVDVIWGTGKLSGNNTVQVTDTDGKASSIEAKNIILATGARSRVLPNLPQDGVKVIGYRQALALPQQPRTMLVVGSGAIGSELAFFYQSIGTQVTLVEFMSQIVPLEDEEVAKQLERSFKKAGMKVMTASTVESVDTSGEGCKVNIKTSKGEETYEVDIVLSAVGITANIENIGLEELKIETEKGRIKVDDFYQTNIPGIFAIGDIIATPALAHVASAEAITCVEHIAGLNPDPVNYKNIPGCTYTAPEVASVGMTEKAAIEAGYKIKIGKFPYTASGKAASSGSKEGFVKLIFDEEYNELLGAHMIGENVTEMLAEIVVARNLEVTGHELIKSIHPHPTMSEAIMEAASAAYGEAIHI